The segment GCGCAGGTCCTCGACTTCGCCCGGTTGCACGCGCTGGTGTCCGATCCGCTGGTCGACCGGCCGGAGTCGCGGCCGGCGCCTCCGCTGCCGGACGGGGAGTACCGGCCGACGGTGCTGTACGAGGGTCTCGCGGAGGCGTACACACTGGCCTCGGCGGAGCTACGGGGCGGACGGGACCTGCGTGACGGCGGCGCCCTGGACTGCTTCGTCGCCGCCTACGCCCACGCGCGCGGGGAGGGGGACTCCCCGGACTTCCGGCGGAGCCTCCTTCCGTTGCTCGCCCGGAGCGACGGGCCCTTGATCACCCGCTACTGGAAGTTCGCCGCCGGGTTGTTCGCCCCGGGTGAGCCGGTCCTCGGCGCCCTCCACCATCGCCTCTCCGTCGCCCTCCACCTCGATGTCGGGGCCCAGGCCGACTGAGCTTCCCGCATGGTGGGCAACCGCTGGTCCACGTCGTGGGCAGCGAAGTGGCGGATCTCGCCGACTGCTCGACATCTCCCCTGGTCAGAGCGGTGCGTACGGCGTGTCAGGTGGCGCAATACTGCCGCAACACCACCCCGGCCGCCGCGCCGCTACGTTCCTTGCCATGCCCCCCGAAGCCGCTTCCGCCGCCCGCCCCGTCGCCGCCGCCCGCCGTCGGCGGCTGCGTGCGGACCGGGCGCGGCAGCTAGCCGACCTGCTGCGCCACCAGATCCTGGCGGGTGGCTTCCCCGGCGGGATCCTTCCTCTCGAGGACGTGATCGCGGCCGATTACCGGGCCAGTCGGAACACCGTCCGGCAGGCCCTCGATCTGCTGCGGGGCGAGCAGATCGTCGAGCGGCAGCCGGGGGTCGGCACGGTGGTGGTGTGCGAGAAGTATCCGCACGGCCTCGACCGGCTCCAGGGGCTCGCCGAGACGCTGCGGGAGCACGGGCGGGTCACCAACGAGGTCCGGACCGTCGGGCCGGTCTCCGCTCCGGGGCCGGTGGCCCACCGGCTCGGGCTGCCGGACCACTCCGATGTGCTCTGCATCGAGCGCCTGCGTCGGCTCAACGGGCTGCCGCTCTCCCTCGACCTGTCGTACCTCCCCATGGACATCGGGGGTGAACTCCTCGGCTGCGACCTGGAGAACACCGATGTGTTCCGGCTCCTGGAGCAGCTGACCGGCGGTCCGCTGGGCCACGCCGAGATCACCCTGGAGGCCGTCAACGCCGACGCGCACTCCGCCGCCGTGCTCCAGGCCCCGCGCGGGGCCGCCGTCCTGATGCTGGAGCGGCTGACCTGTCTGCCCGACGGACGGCCGGTGGACCTGGAGTTCATCCGGTTCCGCGGTGACCGCATCACCATGGGCGGCGTCCTGCGCCGCTCGCTCTGACCCACCCCCTGCCCCTCCCCGCTCCGCCGACCCCTTTCCTGGAGACAGCCATGCCTCTGGTCCCCCAGCGCGCCGACGTGCCCGTGACCATCGACGAGTCGAAGTGCATCGACGGATGCACGCTCTGCGTCGACATGTGTCCGCTGGACTCGCTCGCGATCCGCGAGGAGGACGGCAAGGCGTACATGCACGTGGACGAGTGCTGGTACTGCGGCCCGTGCGCCGCCCGCTGCCCCACCGGCGCGGTCACCGTCAACATGCCCTACCTGCTCCGGTGAAAGGCCGAACTCCCATGTACCGAAGAAGACTTCCCCTGCTCACCCCCCGGAGGGCCGGACGCCTCGCCCTCCCCCTCGCTCTCGTCCTGCCGCTCGCCACCGCCTGCGGGACCGACGCCGGGAGCTCGTCCGACGGGAAGACGGTCACGGTGACCGTCGGATACCAGTCCAAGACCATCAACACCGTCACCGCCGGCACCCTGCTGCGTTCCCTCGGCTACTTCGAGGAGGAGTTGAGGACCCGGGGCCGGAAGGACGGAGTCAGCTACCGGGTGGTCTGGCAGGACTACGCGACCGGCGCGCCGATCACCGCCCAGATGACGGCGGGAAAGATCGACATCGGTTCGATGGGCGACTTCCCGCTGCTGATCAACGCGGCGCGCGGCAAGCAGCTCAAGGAGCCGACGCGGCTCGTCGCGGTCACCGGCTACAACCTGCGTGGCGGACTCAACACCGTCGTCACCGACCCCGGTTCACCTCTGCGGACCCTCACGGACCTCAAGGGCCGCAAGGTGTCCACCAGTGTCGGCTCGGCCGCCGACGGCACTCTCGTACGGGCCCTGCGGCGGGCCGGAATCGACCCGGCGAAGGACATCGGCAAACTCAACCAGCAGCCGAGCGTGGGGGCTTCGGCGCTGGCCGCGGGCAGTATCGACGCGCTGTCCCAGTTCGTCGCCTGGCCCGGCCTGCTGGCCTTCCAGGGCAAGGCCACGGCCCTCTACGACGGGGCCGAGCTGAACCTGCCGACCTTCCACGGAGTCACCGTCCGGGAGAAGTTCGCCCGCCAACGGCCCGCCGTCCTCGACGCGTTCCTGCGCGCGCAGAACCGTGCCAC is part of the Streptomyces sp. NBC_00250 genome and harbors:
- a CDS encoding GntR family transcriptional regulator; this encodes MPPEAASAARPVAAARRRRLRADRARQLADLLRHQILAGGFPGGILPLEDVIAADYRASRNTVRQALDLLRGEQIVERQPGVGTVVVCEKYPHGLDRLQGLAETLREHGRVTNEVRTVGPVSAPGPVAHRLGLPDHSDVLCIERLRRLNGLPLSLDLSYLPMDIGGELLGCDLENTDVFRLLEQLTGGPLGHAEITLEAVNADAHSAAVLQAPRGAAVLMLERLTCLPDGRPVDLEFIRFRGDRITMGGVLRRSL
- a CDS encoding 4Fe-4S dicluster domain-containing protein, which encodes MPLVPQRADVPVTIDESKCIDGCTLCVDMCPLDSLAIREEDGKAYMHVDECWYCGPCAARCPTGAVTVNMPYLLR
- a CDS encoding ABC transporter substrate-binding protein, which translates into the protein MYRRRLPLLTPRRAGRLALPLALVLPLATACGTDAGSSSDGKTVTVTVGYQSKTINTVTAGTLLRSLGYFEEELRTRGRKDGVSYRVVWQDYATGAPITAQMTAGKIDIGSMGDFPLLINAARGKQLKEPTRLVAVTGYNLRGGLNTVVTDPGSPLRTLTDLKGRKVSTSVGSAADGTLVRALRRAGIDPAKDIGKLNQQPSVGASALAAGSIDALSQFVAWPGLLAFQGKATALYDGAELNLPTFHGVTVREKFARQRPAVLDAFLRAQNRATDHLRKHPVAAAESVAEETGLPAEVVYLYNGAQGIATFDPALRPELVAALKEDVPVLKEAGLVTDVDVDAFVDPAPLGRAVPDLAYPKATAPKAELWLKGQSSTRSFDSPASLLKAVKGASVRAAYVPDAVTGTLWFADRAVWVADGAEWRAFVTRSGAERYVSGHPGSRIVPYTDAVRLAS